A genomic window from Candidatus Sulfotelmatobacter sp. includes:
- the fliR gene encoding flagellar biosynthetic protein FliR, whose translation MDALHLDRLLAAAVFIGARVSGLMVYCPFLGSNAIPVPLKASLTLLVTALLYPLHGPVQLDLASWQWVGIALSEVLIGLVLGMTANFMMEAPLMAGQILGVQMGYSLATLFDPQTNADTPVLAEFHRLAALLIFLQLNVHHWLLRGVVNSFAYLPAGAAPATFAAATGLLHAAAGIFLVGVQIAAPVLAATLVADVGLGFLGKASPQLPVLFIGLAVKNLLGLTLLIGVIAYWPQSFSERFAESIAAGERLLHLIR comes from the coding sequence ATGGACGCTTTGCATCTCGATCGGTTGCTGGCCGCCGCGGTGTTCATTGGGGCGCGGGTTTCCGGGCTGATGGTGTACTGCCCGTTTCTCGGCAGCAACGCCATTCCTGTGCCGCTGAAGGCCTCGCTCACACTGCTCGTGACCGCGCTACTCTACCCGCTACACGGGCCTGTGCAGCTCGATCTGGCTTCCTGGCAGTGGGTTGGGATTGCATTGAGCGAAGTCCTGATCGGACTGGTCCTCGGCATGACTGCGAACTTCATGATGGAAGCGCCGCTGATGGCCGGCCAGATCCTCGGCGTTCAAATGGGATATTCGCTGGCCACACTCTTCGATCCGCAGACCAACGCCGACACGCCGGTGCTGGCCGAGTTCCATCGCCTGGCCGCGCTGCTGATCTTTCTCCAGTTGAATGTGCACCACTGGCTGCTGCGCGGAGTGGTGAACAGCTTCGCTTATCTCCCCGCAGGTGCCGCTCCCGCCACCTTCGCCGCGGCTACCGGCCTGCTGCATGCTGCCGCAGGAATTTTTCTGGTGGGAGTGCAGATCGCCGCGCCCGTGCTCGCCGCCACGCTGGTGGCCGATGTCGGCCTGGGATTTCTCGGGAAAGCTTCTCCGCAACTCCCGGTCCTGTTCATCGGACTGGCGGTGAAGAACCTGCTCGGCCTAACCCTGCTGATCGGCGTGATCGCCTACTGGCCGCAGAGTTTTTCCGAGCGTTTCGCCGAATCGATCGCCGCTGGAGAAAGGCTGCTGCACTTAATTCGATAA
- the fliP gene encoding flagellar type III secretion system pore protein FliP (The bacterial flagellar biogenesis protein FliP forms a type III secretion system (T3SS)-type pore required for flagellar assembly.) — MNRFRFFPSRLRLRRSWSLAIALLCLPTALAWAGARPQHAAGLNWSGPAGAGGSVPWNIVVLLTLLTLLPALVVALTPFARLLVVFHFLRQALGTQTAPSNQTLIGLSLVLTYFLMQPVGAAIYQEAVVPFERGQIDVWAAIEQGAPPLRHFMLKYAREKDLALFLELAQAPRPARPEDVPMRVVVPAYILSELKTGFQIGAALFLPFLVIDLVVAAVTTSIGMLQLPPVVISTPLKIMLFVMVDGWNLLVGSLMKSFA; from the coding sequence TTGAATCGGTTCCGGTTTTTCCCAAGCCGACTTCGCTTACGCCGAAGCTGGTCTCTTGCCATCGCACTGCTATGTCTGCCCACCGCCCTGGCATGGGCCGGGGCGCGACCGCAGCATGCGGCGGGGCTCAACTGGAGCGGGCCCGCGGGAGCGGGCGGGTCGGTTCCCTGGAACATCGTCGTTCTGCTGACGCTGCTGACTTTGCTGCCTGCGCTGGTGGTGGCCTTGACTCCATTTGCCCGGCTGCTCGTGGTCTTTCACTTCCTGCGCCAGGCTCTGGGCACGCAGACCGCGCCGAGCAACCAGACCCTGATTGGACTGTCGCTGGTGCTGACTTACTTTCTGATGCAGCCCGTCGGCGCGGCCATTTACCAGGAGGCGGTGGTGCCCTTCGAGCGCGGCCAGATCGATGTCTGGGCGGCCATTGAACAAGGCGCGCCTCCGCTGCGCCATTTCATGTTGAAGTACGCCCGCGAAAAAGATCTGGCGCTGTTTCTCGAACTGGCCCAGGCGCCGCGCCCGGCGCGGCCGGAAGATGTCCCCATGCGCGTCGTGGTGCCGGCTTACATTCTTTCCGAGCTAAAGACCGGCTTTCAGATTGGCGCGGCATTGTTTCTGCCCTTCCTGGTGATCGATCTGGTGGTGGCGGCGGTAACGACCTCGATCGGCATGCTGCAGTTGCCTCCGGTGGTGATTTCGACTCCGCTGAAGATCATGCTGTTCGTCATGGTCGATGGTTGGAACCTGCTGGTGGGTTCGCTGATGAAGAGTTTTGCCTGA
- a CDS encoding EscU/YscU/HrcU family type III secretion system export apparatus switch protein, whose product MPDQNKTEKATPRRRQKAREEGQVARSRDLVAGLGTMTAVVLLAWQLPTFATDWRGLLRQELDSAATHPDQLLPVWRNHFSIFAGVALAASISWMIATLGGVAQGGLVFAPKALAPNLSRLSPASRLGQLFSLSAVSHLLKALLPAGVIVYVAVSLLARDWTRLPALLHGSPSGLLAFTLSRMFELAWKGALILLVWSAADYFLERWRHENQLKMSKQEMRDEFKETEGNPAVKMRVRRLQRQARRRRMLKDVERAAVVITNPTEFAIALEFRMEMEAPVVIAKGRNLLAAQIREIALWHGIPLVENPPLAHALYRVVEIGQAIPPKLYAVVAEILAAIWRAQARAAHVAQAAGAAGGRN is encoded by the coding sequence ATGCCCGACCAGAACAAAACCGAGAAAGCCACACCGCGGCGGCGGCAGAAAGCCCGCGAGGAAGGGCAAGTTGCCCGCAGCCGCGATCTGGTCGCAGGCCTCGGGACCATGACCGCAGTGGTGCTCCTGGCCTGGCAGCTACCCACCTTCGCCACCGACTGGCGCGGACTGCTGCGTCAGGAGTTGGACTCGGCCGCCACGCATCCCGATCAACTGCTGCCGGTCTGGCGCAACCATTTCTCGATCTTCGCCGGCGTCGCTCTGGCTGCCAGCATCAGCTGGATGATCGCAACTCTTGGGGGAGTAGCGCAGGGTGGCCTCGTATTTGCTCCGAAGGCGCTCGCTCCCAATCTCAGTCGTCTCAGTCCCGCCTCCCGTCTCGGGCAACTATTTTCCCTGAGCGCGGTCAGCCATCTTCTGAAGGCGCTGCTGCCCGCTGGTGTCATCGTCTATGTTGCCGTCAGCCTGCTGGCGCGCGATTGGACTCGCCTGCCCGCGCTTTTACATGGCAGCCCCAGCGGCCTCCTCGCTTTCACCCTGAGCCGCATGTTCGAACTAGCGTGGAAAGGCGCGCTGATTCTTCTGGTGTGGTCGGCCGCCGATTACTTTCTCGAGCGCTGGCGGCACGAGAACCAGCTCAAGATGAGCAAGCAGGAGATGCGCGACGAATTCAAAGAGACCGAAGGCAATCCGGCGGTCAAGATGCGCGTGCGACGCCTGCAGCGCCAGGCGCGCCGCCGCCGCATGCTGAAAGACGTCGAACGCGCCGCCGTGGTCATTACCAACCCCACCGAGTTCGCCATCGCGCTCGAATTCCGCATGGAGATGGAAGCTCCCGTCGTTATCGCAAAAGGACGCAACCTGCTGGCGGCACAGATTCGCGAGATCGCGCTTTGGCATGGCATTCCTCTGGTTGAAAACCCTCCGCTGGCCCACGCCCTCTACCGCGTGGTCGAAATCGGACAGGCCATTCCACCCAAGCTCTACGCCGTGGTTGCCGAGATTCTGGCGGCGATCTGGCGGGCGCAGGCGCGGGCGGCGCATGTTGCGCAAGCCGCCGGAGCGGCGGGGGGGAGGAACTAA
- a CDS encoding flagellar biosynthetic protein FliQ — protein MGSESVIAVMRQTLETAMWMGAPLLLVATAVGLTINVVQVLTSLQETTVSTVPRLFAVAIATIFLMPWMAHRLTAFTLHMFSDFRPFLQ, from the coding sequence ATGGGTTCGGAAAGCGTAATCGCCGTAATGCGGCAGACCCTGGAGACGGCAATGTGGATGGGCGCGCCTCTGCTGCTGGTGGCGACGGCCGTGGGATTAACGATCAACGTTGTGCAGGTCCTGACCTCTCTCCAGGAGACCACGGTCTCGACCGTGCCCCGGCTGTTTGCCGTGGCCATCGCCACTATTTTTCTGATGCCGTGGATGGCGCATCGCCTTACGGCATTCACTCTGCACATGTTTTCCGATTTCCGGCCATTTTTGCAGTGA
- a CDS encoding FliM/FliN family flagellar motor C-terminal domain-containing protein, translating into MSTAAAQALSPSAPSPIRVAVAEIDELCWRPVLGLECLLTVDLPLPNFKVADFLALRVDSVVGTNWRLAHDVPLRVNGTLIAWAEFEGAGGKLAVRLTELV; encoded by the coding sequence ATGTCGACCGCTGCCGCCCAGGCTCTGTCCCCATCCGCACCGTCCCCGATCCGGGTGGCCGTCGCTGAAATCGATGAACTTTGCTGGCGTCCGGTGCTCGGCTTAGAGTGCCTGCTTACGGTCGATCTGCCCTTGCCCAATTTCAAGGTGGCAGATTTTCTGGCTCTGCGCGTGGACTCGGTGGTGGGGACGAACTGGCGGCTGGCGCATGACGTTCCGCTGCGGGTCAATGGAACTCTCATCGCCTGGGCGGAGTTCGAAGGCGCCGGCGGCAAATTGGCGGTGCGGCTCACGGAACTGGTATGA